The genomic region GACAAAAGAGCAAGAAAACTTGCTTCAGTGCCGCAGAGTTTGATCCGACCAAAAATATACGGTGACCCAAATGCGGAATTCCTCCTTATAGCATGGGGCTCTACCAAGGGCCCCTGCCTGGAAGCTCTAAAGCTTCTTCAAGACCAGGGTTTCAAGATTAAATTTATGCACATAAGTTGGGCATGCCCCTTTGATTCGCTCTCAGTTTTAAACGAGTTGCAAAGAAGCAGAAAGCAACTTATATGTGAAGGGAATTCAGAAGCCCAGATGCGCTCACTTATCAGAGAAAAAACAGGTTTTTTCATAAAGAATGTGTTTCTGAAATACGATGGCAGACCATTTGACCCGATTGCAATAGCGGATGAGATAAAGCGTCTTTACTAACACCCTAAGTGATGATAATGAATACAGCAGAATTTAACTCCCCAAACAAACCAACATGGTGTCCTGGCTGTGGAAATTATGCAATACTCCTAGCCTTAAAAAACGCTCTTGCAGAAAGAGATTGCAATCCAAAGGATACAGTAATTGTCTCTGGAATAGGCTGTTCAGGAAAGCTTCCTCACTTTGCAAAAACATATGCATATGAGTCGTTGCACGGACGTGCGCTGCCTGTAGCAACAGGAATAAAACTTACAAACCATACCCTAAAGGTTATTGCTGTTGGTGGAGACGGAGATGGATACGGAATTGGCATGGGTCACTTCATACATTGCATGCGAAGAAATATAGACATCACTTACATTGTCCACAACAACCAGATATATGGCCTTACTACTGGACAGGCTTCACCCACTAGCGAAAAGGGAGCAAAGACAAAGAGTACCCCTCATGGTGTAATAGAAATCCCCATAAATCCAATTTCGCTTGCAATAGCAACAGGTGCAACATTTGTTGCTCGCGGGTTCTCAGGAGACCTAAAGCATCTAACCTCACTATTTTCTCAGGCAATAGCTCACAAAGGTTTTTCTCTTGTTGATGTTCTCCAGCCATGCGTCATATTCAATAAAATAAATACCTACTCATTTTTCCAGAAAAACTGCTATAAATTAGAAGAACAAAATCACAATCCGGAAGATAAGATTGCCGCATTCCAAAAATCGCTTGAGTGGGGAGAGGGGAAGATTCCAATAGGTATTTTTTACCGCGAATCTCGCCCAACCTATGAAGATGAGCTTCCAACAATTCAAAAAACTCCATTACACCGCCATGATATATCCAATGTAAACATAGAAAGGCTTCTCGACGAATTTGAATAAGCTCTGCTCAACTCACTAAAATGTTCTACTATCACATGTAATACAAAATTGTTGGTATTATCAAGCACGCCATAAGTGCAAGCCTGCTTGTCTTTAAGATGTTTGGGAGACTTCCGACTAGTGTAGAGGCAAGCAAGATTATCAATCCATCAACTCCCGAGACCAACAAAACAGCTAAAATTAAATATCCTAGAATCACAGGATATGTTCGTTTGATGTTTCCGGTCTCTAATCTCCTTATAATTTTTGAAAGACCAAGCAGAGCAATTGAAGCGACCGCAAACGAAAAGCAAAAGATTCCCACCATCCACAGAATATTACTCTCAGAAATCTCGCTTGCGATTGCAAGAGCCCCCACTCTTGCCTTTCCAATTGCCTCAAGCGAAGCAAAAGCAAACACTCCTTGAGAAACACTAATTGCAGAAATAAGTGCCAAATATTTTCGCGCATCTTCTTTTTCACCCTCTCTCCAAAATATAAGACCACCTAAAAGTGCCATTTGGGCAGGCGAAGAGATTCCGGGAATTAGATCTGCCAACCACCCAAGAATTACTCCAAAAATAATCTCTGGAGCAAAATCAAAATTTATTGTGCTCATATCCCTTTGTTGTGAAAATCTTTTTTCATTTCCCATAGTTGCAAACACAATCCCACTAACGGCGAACAACCCGCAAAAAAGAGGGAAAAGAGGATCAGGATTTCCACTGTTGAGAACCACAAACCCAAGTAGCCCAGCTGTTAATGTAACTACTAAACACAAAAAACGAGAAACCATGTCCTTTTCTTTTGCGATGAGCAAAAAGAGAACGGACCCTAAAAGCAGGGGAATAAAGCGCTCAGAAATAGAATAAACAAGAGGATAGGACCAAATAGCAATAGGTAGTGACAACAAAGACACAATGCAAGCAAGGACACCAGCAAGTAAGCATATCAAAAGAGCCTCGTACCCTCTTCCACGGGTTGCCATCCTATGGCCAGGGAGGACGGAAACAACTGACTTTTCATCAGGAATTCCAAAAAAAATTGCAGGTACGAATGAAAATACAACTTGCGAACCAAAAATAGCAATTATAAGAAGAGAAATATCAGAGCCATCAAAATTCCACCCCAATATCGAAGCAAGGGTATTAGTGTGCAATCCAGGAATAATACCGCTTATCCCACCAACAATTATACCAAAAAAAATTATCAGCAAGTACCCACACATATCTACTCATACTAGCTCCATATTCTTTCTGCTTCAACTCGTTTTCTTCCCATATACTCTAAAACCCTCCCTTCTACTTTCACAACCTCGCCTTTAGAAATAAATGTCGGATTGTAAATGTCGGCTCTAAAATACACGTTTATACAATTTACTGCTGCGTCGCAAAGAACTACTTTCGTTCTTTCTGCAATTACAATTTCTTTAACAAAGCCAGCAAAATAAACTCTCCTCCCCTCAGGCAAGCTCTGAATTGTTCCG from Candidatus Anstonellales archaeon harbors:
- a CDS encoding thiamine pyrophosphate-dependent enzyme, encoding MNTAEFNSPNKPTWCPGCGNYAILLALKNALAERDCNPKDTVIVSGIGCSGKLPHFAKTYAYESLHGRALPVATGIKLTNHTLKVIAVGGDGDGYGIGMGHFIHCMRRNIDITYIVHNNQIYGLTTGQASPTSEKGAKTKSTPHGVIEIPINPISLAIATGATFVARGFSGDLKHLTSLFSQAIAHKGFSLVDVLQPCVIFNKINTYSFFQKNCYKLEEQNHNPEDKIAAFQKSLEWGEGKIPIGIFYRESRPTYEDELPTIQKTPLHRHDISNVNIERLLDEFE
- a CDS encoding tripartite tricarboxylate transporter permease, which codes for MLIIFFGIIVGGISGIIPGLHTNTLASILGWNFDGSDISLLIIAIFGSQVVFSFVPAIFFGIPDEKSVVSVLPGHRMATRGRGYEALLICLLAGVLACIVSLLSLPIAIWSYPLVYSISERFIPLLLGSVLFLLIAKEKDMVSRFLCLVVTLTAGLLGFVVLNSGNPDPLFPLFCGLFAVSGIVFATMGNEKRFSQQRDMSTINFDFAPEIIFGVILGWLADLIPGISSPAQMALLGGLIFWREGEKEDARKYLALISAISVSQGVFAFASLEAIGKARVGALAIASEISESNILWMVGIFCFSFAVASIALLGLSKIIRRLETGNIKRTYPVILGYLILAVLLVSGVDGLIILLASTLVGSLPNILKTSRLALMACLIIPTILYYM